Part of the Brassica oleracea var. oleracea cultivar TO1000 chromosome C8, BOL, whole genome shotgun sequence genome is shown below.
ATTTGGCAAAACTTATTTAAGAAAGTGGATTTGTAGGCTTGGTTTAAGATTGGAGTTAACGTCGCAGAGCTCTTTTACTCTCTTGGTTGGTTTAAGAGCATGAAATCTCAAATACATCCTTGGTCCGGTTTTTATATGCCCCAACCCGCATTTCCAAAAACTTACTAATTACAAGAAAGAAAGATCCTAGAGGTTGTTGTAGCTTTCAGACAGAGAGAGAGATACTCTGTCCCCTGTAACACACAAATGGATGATACAAAATCATAACATTTTTTTTTTTGACACATGCGCAAGGCATGGTCATTATTCAAATCTCAAGTCTTTTGGCAAATAAGTTTGGTTCCAAAGATGATCATAACACACAAGTCTGAAATTTTGAAAATACAAAGACTAGTTTTTTGAAGCTCTCGAATCATACTTCTTCATCAGCAACTTGTTAAATTTCTCCTCCATTTGCACTAGCTCTTCCTCACACTTATCCAAAGCCCTTAAAGTTCCTTCATGCTTTTCTGTGGCCTCCCTCACTTGCTGCAACAAGAGTTCATATCGTCCAATTTTTGGGGCTTGGGAGAACATCATGGTACCTGATGATGAGGAGAGTAAAACAAAGGATGAATTAATCTCACTAATTGAAAACTACCAGGCACCAAATTCTCCACAAGTAAGTAACATACCAAGCTCGTATCCAAGGAAGCCTATTATCCCTTTAACAACGGTTCCCCGCACAATCAGACCTGCCTGCTCCTTAGGTAATCGCTTCAGCACACAAACAACATTCGTGTAAGAGCTGTTTGTTTCACCATTTGTCATCTCCATCCAAATGATTCATTTGTATGATCTATTCAGATGATCAATTCAGATTTTTGTGATTGTTTGTTTGACCATCCACATAGCTCATCTAGATGAATCATTTAAATGGATCTTATGTTTGTTTCTTTATTTTCATTTCCATTCAAATGAGTTTAGTAAACAAATTACCAAAATAACTTTGTATTGATTTAATCATATATTTGATATTAATTTTAACTATATTACATTTAATTATTTAGTTTAATATATTTACATTAGAATTATTTCAAAATTAACGAGTTTTTTTTTTGCGGTTTGAGCGAAAAAAAAAAGATTTTTCGGTTTTAGCGGGAAAACGAGATTTTTCGGTTTTGACGGAAAAACAAGATTTTTCGGTTCTGGCGGGAAAACGAGATTTTTCGGTTTTGGCAGGAAAACACAAATTTTCGGTTTTTGGCGAGAAAGCACGTTTTTGCGGTTTTGACGGGAAAATGCGTTTTTTGCGGTTTTGGAAGGAAACACGTTTTTGCGATTTTCGCGGAAAAACAAAATTTTTCGGTTTTGGCGAGAAAACAAGATCTTTCGTTATTGGCGGGAAAACACGTTTTTGTGGTTTTGGCGGGAAAACATGTTTTTGCGGTTTTGGCGGGAAAATGTGTTTTTTCGGTTTCGACGGAAAACGCGTTTTTGCGATTTTGGCGTGAAAACACGTTTTTGGCGGGAGAACACGTTTTTTTGCGGTTTTCGCGGAAAAACTAGTTTTTTCACTTTAAACAAAGATGCCGACAAATGCCTTTAATATAGGCTAAGAAACAAAACTTGAACTGTAAAGATTGTAGGCCTTTACCCCGAAGGGAGTCCTTCTAGAAATTCTCAAAGAACTAGGTCAAGCCTAGAAACAATGAGGGGGTTTGGAAATAGTTTTCAACCAGCAATAGACGCGCCTCGGTTAGTACCTCATTAGCTGCGTCATTGCCCCAAGCGCAAAGATGAGTTTCAACCATCGAACACCTCTTTCTTTTATAGTCCAGACAAAACCAACCTACTTGATAAACACTTCCGATGTGGGAGCGTTGATTTTTCCAATCAAATCAGGTATTATCTTTCTGCATACAGAATTAATATTTACCAAAGTTTTCGTTATACAAGGGAATTACAACACGGTTGTGTGACAGATTGATAAAAAGTTTAAAATCTAACAATGGATGGTAACGGCTACCAGCATTGTGTGTATGATTACTTATTGAAGACTATTTGTTGTTGTTCGAATCAGTATTCTACTTCTTAACGAGTAAAGAAGCAAGGAGAACAGATTATAATAGCTCACTTAGAGAATCTCTAGCACAGACACACACAAAAAGATGATAAAGAGTATACTTGAAGAAGCTTATGCTTATCTACATGGATTAGGATGATTATTACGAAAGCCGCTTTCTTTTGTTATATGTTTCCAATGAGGGATAGTTGATTTAGTATGTCCATGAAAAATTCAATTGTTGACACTACAATGGATGGTAGGAGCCGCGCGAACGCAGGCTCCCTCTGCCACAAATAATGACGCAGGCTCTCCCACTTGGGGAGACCTTAAGCTAAGCGCCCCTCCTCAGAGTGCAATGGAGGTCACTAGCCTAGGCCACTCATCTTCATGATCATGAGTTGACCCCGTCCAGGTAAGTGATTTGATTGTTCACTCCACTTCTCTTCTTATACTCTCCATCACGGTCCTTCTTTCTAGCTGTAAGCGATGTGGGACAATTCACACGCTCGCTGCAAGCTTGAAACGGCAAAATGGTTTTGGGTATTATTGCAATCATGGGCTACATGCAACAGGCCCATTTAAGTGAATAAGCAGCAAACCCAAAAACATCTAATCGATCAAACCACTAATGCTCTTGTTTCTTGAAGTGAGAATGACCTGAAAGAGCCAATGGATGGAACATCTAATATCACTTCAAAGACATGTTAGATATAGATACTTTCATTGAGACTTCCACTAAATCCTCCCACCCAACATTATGAAGAAAAGAAAGACAGTATATTGCCATACCATTAACTAGAAAATTCAGACAATTGTATAGATTTGGGGGTTAGTCTTAGTCTTAGAGATCATAGATATTATATATATGGACTGGTGTAAGGCCTCATATATTGTTCAGATTCATAAGTGATTCACCATATTTTTTTGTCAACTACTCATTCAATTAAATCAAACTTTACTGGATAGTAAAATAATACACCTCGTACTCTACTTAGCTAACGGAGACGTTGCTAACCCTAGCTAGAGAAATAAACTATTAAACTATACTAAACATCAAAAATAATCATGCAAAATACAGAAAAAATAGTTTTGAAGAAAATGCCAGCTAGTCCAGTGAAATCTCAATCATATCTACCACTAACTAGACTATAATCTATCAAGTTTTTTTTTTAACTATATGCATAAATAAAAATCAGTTTTGCTTGAAAACAGATATACAAAAGTACAAAAAGTCAGTGCTTATTAGTAATCGCCTGGTGTATTAGTCCTAACGTCTCAGCATTTCGTTTTTTCTTGGTGAAAAATGTTTTCTTAATTTTTTTTGTTTGGAAATGATGTATGCATAATATATTAAAACAAGATAATGGACTTTCATATAATTTTAGTGTGTACATGTTATCATAAACATTTCCCATCCAATCAGCTTTTAAAGGCTGCGGGGTGGACTCACATCTAAAATATTGCGTGTTTTGAAATTTTCCTTAACCATTATCTAAGAATTAGGAACCATAAGAAGAAAGAAATTAAAACCCAAACTTACAATCCAAAAATCAATATCATATACTTAGTTGCTATCATCACAACAATCGCTGTTATGATTTGACAATGTTATACCACATATCTTCAAGGCCAAAGTGTTTAGGTCGGGAGGGACAGTAGACCTTGTTTGCTATTTTAAATTTTCCAAAGTATACACTTGAGGACCCCGCTCCAAAGCCCTCACAAATCAAAAGTGTTTTTCAAGTACATCAAATCATATCATGGAACCTCTTTTGTCGTGTTCCTCTTTTGTCGTGTTCCGCCGACAAGATTAATTATCTATTGCTCAGCATACTTGTTATTATCTATTTTTGGGCAGACAATTGCTATTATGTTGATCTCTTTTTTTTTGCACCAATATGATGATCTCAATTGCGGTTTTAGCGGGAAACACATTTTTGGCAGGAGAACGCGTTTTTTGCGGTTTGCGCGGAAAAACGAGATTTTTTTTTGGTTTTGGTGGGAAAACGAGATTTTTCGGTTTTGGCAGGAAAACGAGATTTTCGGTTTTAGCGGGAAAACACGTTTTTTTTTTGTTTTGGCAGGAAAATACATTTTTGCAATTTTAGCAGGAACACATGTTTTTGTGTTTTGGCGGAAAAATATATTTTGGGGGTGTTGGCGTAAAACATGTTTTTTTGTGATTTTGGCATAAAAACACGTTTTTCAGTTTTTGCGTGTTTTTTTGCAATTTTGACGGGAAAATATTTTTTTTTTACAATTTTTGCGGGAAAATACATTTTTGTAGTTTTGGAGTGAACACGTTTTTCGTGGAAAAAACGTGTTTTTGTAGTTTTGTCAGATTTCGTATGTGACAAAAATGATTTTATGTTTAGGTTTGTAATTTGTGAATTACATTAGGAACATAAAAGATATTATACCATTTTAAATGAACCATCTCCATTCAAATGATCCAAATTGGTTCAGCTGAATGGACTTTAAAATTAAGTCTAGATTTCCAAAAATCATCCGGATGATTCATCTGAATGAGTTGCACCTTTTAGTGGATAAACAAACAAAACTTTTATCTTCATTCAGATCGTGAAACCGACGAGCAAGAATTGGGATTAACGATTATCGTTAAAAAATAAATATCAACAAATCAGAGGAACACGATCTGTTCCTATTCTCGCTAACCTTAGCAAAGATGGATCCCCTCGTCATCTTTTCAACGACTTCTTCGGAATTGGGAATTAGGGTTGCTCACTTCACTGGCAAGGCAGAGAAAGAGGTTTCCCGAGAGAGGTCAGAATATTATGATCTCTGTGTCGCCGGGCCGGGTCGCGTCTGTTAGTCACGGTCAGACCGGTTACCAAAAATGTTATGATTGATGATTTCATTAACCTTTTTTCGCTGGCTAAATTTATTATTAACTAGTGGTGTGTCGGGAATGCAGTTTGATGGTTGCCGAAACAGAAAACATATCTCTCTGTTTTATCTAAAAATATCTTTTAATGAAAAAAATTATAAATCAGAAACCGAAAACATATAATTAAATATTAATCAAATAAAATTCTTAATTTTATGTAATTCAAAATATAACATTGAGCGATTTCTAAGATTTATTTATTAAATGAATATAGTGTACAAATAAATTTTCAGAAAATTATAGTACGTAAGAATGTTTCAATAAAACATATTCTCTCCATTTCAGAATGACCAATGTTTTAGCAAAAAAAAATTGTTTCTAAAAAATCCATATTTTATTTTTTCAATGTATGTAACAATGGCAAATTGTAAATTTCAAAGACTATTTGCTGAATTTTAATTGATTAAAAATTATAGAAAATAGCTAAACATAGAAAACAATGTATTTATTGTTAAAATTTCAAAGACTATTTGCTGGAAGAGAGACAGTCTCTAATGAGAACGTTTGTTGGAATGTGTTGCAGTGAAGAGAGTCAGAGAAGTTAAACTTCTTCTACGCCATTTTTTTTCAACTTCTTAGTGACAATTTAAAACAACCCTTTTCATACACTTGTGTCCTAACCAACTTAACAGAGTGATTTTTAATCAGATGACAGAAATAGAAACTTTTTTTAGTCCTAGTATAGTGTCTTGACGTTACTCTTTGAAGAACAAAAGCCTACAAGATTATGTATAATTATGATATTGTAACTAATTCATATGAATCAAAAAGATCTGTCATAAGTTTGTGTACATTCGAATTGTCTTCCATGAATCAGCAGATCCATCTCCATCAACCTAAATACATTCCCTACTCACCATCTATTTAAAAAGCGTTTGAAGCCATGAATGAATCCAATATGCAAGAACCACAAAGAAGAAAATCAATCTTGTCTATGAGGTGCAGTAGCTGTTCCTGAAGACCTCAACAGCGGTTGAATCCACCTTCCCTCGGTTGGAAGAAGTAAGTTCTGTTGGCAAAACTACCACATTACTTCTACGTTCTCTTGAACGTTAACAAACACATACACAAATATCTGATTAATATAATTGGTTGCAGAGAGTGCTTGAACCTCATAATGTATCAGTAAACGAAGATCTCAGGGAAGCAGCAAAACAAATTTAGCGCAGATAGAGTTTCATCCTGAGCTGCTTGAACAATTTGCTATTGGTGGCAAAGAAGCTGATGCTTTGGAAAAGTCTAAGATTTCTTCAAGTGGAGGATCATCACTTCATCAGTATAGAGACTACCAAATCTTCTGATTAGAAGGTAAAGCAAAGTGGTTTTGATAAATCTGCTAGAAAGAGAGGCGACGATAAGCAATATTCCATATCCTACAAGAAGACAAGAGCCTGATGTAGAGCTCATGTGTAACAGAGACCATAAAATTTTGATCATTTGTTTTTTTTTTTGGGTTTTTGAATTTGTAACCCGATGTTACAAAAAGAAAAGATTTTTAACCAGAACTTGAATATTTATTGTAATTTTATTTAGCTATAATACAAAATGTTTCATTAACTATGCTTCTTTCTGGTGTTAGTGGTTAACGTTTCGAAATTGATTGATCTTAGTTATTAGTGTAAAAGGCTAAAAGCATTGATTAAAATCGGTTCAATCGTAAACCATATATAATTGGTTTTGGTACAAGATGTTTTTTGCGTTACCATTTTAATTTAGGTACACGTGTCACAGGAGGAGGTAGTAAGTTGGGAACTAAAGTCCCACATCGAAGATACGGAGAATATATTGCTACTTTATAAATGTCTAGAAAGCACGAGTGGTCACGACCTTACTTGAACAGGATCTGTTCTATAGGAAGTACCTCTGTGTCCTTGATTTCTAAAGGAGACATGCCCTATAACCCTGGTTGATGAATTATGGCTGTGCGATCTGAGTGTGATTAACGGTTAAGATTGTCTTCGGGCTCTCCGCACTGTAGAAGATCGCTACCTAGTCTGGTCTTGACCCTTGCTAGGGTGGTTGCACGGTAGTCTGACAGGTCCACTTTTTTTTTTCTTTTTCCCCTTACAAACTTTCAATTTCTTATACTTTCCACCCCAAGATTTAACTTTTACTACATTTAGCCCAGACGTTTTTAAATTGCGCTTAAACCCTCTCAGCATTTCGGTAATAGCTCAAAACACTTGCAGAGAAAAAGATAGTTATGTTCTTATGATCTTCGTATGTTCAAATTAAACACATTTCGGTAGGCCCATTCAATTATATTCGGCCCATAAACTTATTGTACTAGTATGTTCTATTTGCACAGGTTTTATATTTGATGCTTTGATTTTACCCAAAAAAATATTTTATTTTATTTTTTAAAAGAAAAATCTCATCAATTTAAGATTATTCTGTATTTGTGTAAGACCCATTCTAAAAATAAAAATCTGCCTTCAATATAATTTATGATTAGTATTTTTTTCCAATAATTAATTTATTTTATTTATATATAGTTCATTGTTTAGTATTTTTAAAATAATATTAGTGCTTCAAACTTATATACAAATCTTATAAGTGTAACATCTCCTTATTATTTCCTATTATTTTGATAGTTTAAAACAACGAAAAAAATAATCTTAATTCATCAATTTACTACAACTTTTTTTTACAACAAAATACTAGTAATCTAAGTAGATTAGATTCCAAATCCGTTAGCCGAGGAAACTGAATCAACATAAATATAGCATCAATTTATTATTATTTGAAGATTAGTGTGAGTTCTTCTGTAAGTTTGGAATATCCTCCTATTAATTATATATATATATATATATATATATATATATATATAGTTTAACTTTAACCAACTTTGCTGCCGCTCTAATATGATCTCTTGTTTTAGCTGTTATTTATTGTGATCAAAATTTTTTATCGCTACAAATATTTTAGATGCAATTCGTATATTACATCTCAACCCATCCCATAGAAATTACTTATGGTTGTCGATATATTGAAATAACATTCTTGTTCATTAATTTTTATACAGGTACCCTTCTTAAAAATTCGTATTTAAATAACAAATATATAAATGATAAATAATAAATGTCGAATAAACAGGATTTAAATTCGTATTAACTACAAGTTTTAGTTTTGGATGATTAAACAGGATAAGGTTACATCAAAGCAGAAAGATACAGTTTGGTACTACTATCATGCACCAATCTTCCAGCGCCGATCCAGCGTGCTTCGCCGTTTCTCTCAACCAATAAGAATCCAGCAAAAATAATAACAACAAAAATAATAAACTAAAAGTGGGCCTTGGAATCCTCCTATTACAATATTTGCGGAAACTCGAGGAGCTTGCAGAGGAGAGGTGAGGACTCATTACACATGGCGTGCTTCAGCTAAAAGATTGGGTGAGAGGTGGGCAATAGATACAAGTGGATGCCAAAATAACATTGGATAATACATAAGAGACGGAGAGAGACGTTGCCAACTTTCTCGGGAAAATTTCAAAGTTCTTTTTTTTTTTAATCTGGGTTTTTCTTCCCTCAAAGGAGCATCCTTTAATGTTCTTTTGAAGAAACCTCACGAGGGTCTCTCTGCATTTGCCTCCCCTGTTTCGGGGAGTCTATATTATAGGATAAAGGAGATTCCTTTTTTTTGTTCTTCTAAGATGATGATGATAAAGTTGTGGATGGTGACATGTCTTCAACTCGCTGAGCTTTTCGTGAGCTCTGTGGTGCATTTGATTTATGGGTTTTATATATTCAGCACCGCTGTGGCCGGAGATGTTTCCCAGAAGTTGAGTGATTATCTGTTCAAGTCAAATGTAGGAGGAGAAACAGATCAAAGTCAAAGTAATGTTGAAGGTCTGCCTCCTATTGTATTGGTCCATGGGATCTTTGGATTTGGCAAAGGGGTAATAATAATGCACAAAAAAAAACTCAATTTTTTCTTTATATTGTTTTTATTAGATTCTTGTGGGTTTTGATTTTATTGTATTGATCAGAGGTTAGGAGGGTTATCATATTTTGGTGGTGCTGAGAAGAAAGATGAGAGGGTTCTTGTTCCTGATTTGGGATCTTTAACAAGCATCTATGATAGGTATTTGAATTGCACATTTTTGATCTTATTGTGTAAATCATTATGCTGATGGTAATAACAATTGTTTTTTCAGGGCAAGGGAATTGTTTTATTATTTAAAAGGAGGAAGAGTTGATTTTGGTGAAGAGCATAGTGAAGCTTGTGGACATTCTCGGTTTGGAAGAGACTATGGAAAAGGTTAGGTTTTGATATGAAACTCTCATTCGGAGACTAATAATGTGGATTCTTGACTTTGGTATGTGTGTGTGTGTGTGTTTAGGGCAATACCCTGAGTGGGATGAGGATCATCCTATTCATTTTGTGGGGCATTCAGCTGGTGCGCAAGTTATACGCTTGTTGCAGCAAATGCTTGCAGATAAGGTTTGACTTTAATGGTTTTAAAAGCTTTGGTTGATGATTGATGCTAACATGTATGTCTGAAACTGGTGATGGTTAGGCTTTTGAAGGGTTTGAAGAAACGAATGAGAATTGGGTTCTGAGTGTGACTTCATTGTCAGGAGCATTCAATGGTACTACAAGGACTTACTTAGATGGCATGAGGTTAGTTTCCTTCTTGAAAGCAAATGTGTGTTCTTGGGATTAGTTGGTTCTTATCACTCTTTATCTTTGTCATTACAGGACAGATGACGGAATAAGCATGAAACCGATATGTCTGTTGCAGATATGTCGTATAGGCGTGATAATGTACGATTGGTTGGACGTTTCATGGCTAAAGAACTATTACAATTTCGGGTTTGATCACTTCAACATTTCTTGGAAGACAACAGGAGTCAGAGGTCTAGTTGATTGCCTTGTGGGAAACTCAGGTCCTTTTGCTACTGGTGACTGGATCTTGCCTGATCTCACGATACAAGGGTCCACAAGTCTTAACTCCAATCTCCAGACGTTCCCAAGCACTTACTACTTCAGCTACGCGACTAAACGCACACGCAGAATGATGGGGATGACGGTTCCTTCAGGTGTTCTTGGAATACACCCGATGCTTTTCCTACGTGTCTTTCAGATGAGTCAGTGGAGGTTCCCTCAAGATGCTTCTCCTCCTTATAAAGGCTACAGGTAAGACACTCAAACTTTGAAAACATTCGTTCTTGAAGTTCTAGATGGGATCTAAAATGTTATGGAATGTGAAGGGATGAGGAGTGGCAAGAGAATGATGGGGCAATGAACACAATATCGATGACGCATCCGAGGTTACCTGTGGAGCATCCGAGCCGGTTCATAAGGAGTGATTCGGAGTGTCAAACGTTACAACCTGGGATCTGGTGAGTGAATCTCAATATTAGATTAGATATAGTCCATAGGAGTGGAAATTGAATGGGACGTTTTGTTTTGGTGATTGCAGGTATTATAAGATAGTGGAAGCAGATCACATAACGTTCATAGTGAATAGAGAGAGAGCTGGAGTTCAGTTTGATCTTATATACGATAGTATCTTCCAACGTTGCAGAAAACATGTGTTTAGGAAGATTCCTCAGACTCTCCCTAATCAATCTCCTCGTTGTCCTAGCTCTCCTCGTTGATGGCCCCCACAAAAAAAAAAAAACAGCTTTGTACATTGATCTATTTTCGTTTTCAAGTGTTTAGGGACGTTGGGCCTTGATTCTTTAGGCAATTCATCAGTTCAGATATGTTCACTGTTCTTATGCTCTCTCGTTTTTGTTGTATGGTGTAACCTTTCGTTGTAAAATTTATAATACATTTCTGTTGTTGTCATGTTGGTGGTTTACTGCCTAATCTGAATCCCATTAGGATATAAGTCAGATTCTATCTACCGTATGTGTTAATACGTTATC
Proteins encoded:
- the LOC106307976 gene encoding lipase: MMMIKLWMVTCLQLAELFVSSVVHLIYGFYIFSTAVAGDVSQKLSDYLFKSNVGGETDQSQSNVEGLPPIVLVHGIFGFGKGRLGGLSYFGGAEKKDERVLVPDLGSLTSIYDRARELFYYLKGGRVDFGEEHSEACGHSRFGRDYGKGQYPEWDEDHPIHFVGHSAGAQVIRLLQQMLADKAFEGFEETNENWVLSVTSLSGAFNGTTRTYLDGMRTDDGISMKPICLLQICRIGVIMYDWLDVSWLKNYYNFGFDHFNISWKTTGVRGLVDCLVGNSGPFATGDWILPDLTIQGSTSLNSNLQTFPSTYYFSYATKRTRRMMGMTVPSGVLGIHPMLFLRVFQMSQWRFPQDASPPYKGYRDEEWQENDGAMNTISMTHPRLPVEHPSRFIRSDSECQTLQPGIWYYKIVEADHITFIVNRERAGVQFDLIYDSIFQRCRKHVFRKIPQTLPNQSPRCPSSPR